TCTAGTACTCATCTCAAGTACTACTTGAGATCTACACTTTTATATACTACTCATCTCAAGTACTACTCgagatctcaaattcttttatcTAATAATATGACCGTTGTCCTTATCTAGATTAGGTCACAAATAAAGGTTAGTTGATCATCTCATAAAACATAATACCATACATGATATGGGGAAGATAATCAATCAACATATTCATGCATTCCTAACATGCTCATAATCATCCATCCATGCTTTCATCAAGTTATATGAATCACTATTTGTCTATTGTAATCGTTCCTATTCCATACTTTTGTTACCCTTCCAATGAAGCTTAGTtagagttttaaaattgttaatatgCTTCAATACATTGAACTTGATTATATATGAATCATGTATGAAACATAAATTCATGAACAATTCATAATCTTGCATAGGCAGGTAAGCAAAGCTTAATTGAATTAAAGCAAAGTGGGGATTTATATGGTTTCACGGTTTTACAAGCCTCATCATATTAAAAGTGCAAGAACAAAGTTGTAGATGTGGTTCCAATAAATGGAAGGGAAGAAGAGTTATAGAAAAGTTTTGCCCCCTCTTTAATGAACAAAAGGCCTCTTTAATGAACGATGGGTAATAGTGTTGAATTTCTCGTCcacttttgtttgtttctcaaatttcCTCAAATCTTTGGGTTCTCCTTAATTCCTCACCTTAAATCATCTCCTCAAATCTTTGGTGAAGATAAAAGCAAAATTAGAAAGATGAGGAGggttttattatataatagaGCGCAGTGGATAATACCAAGTCCGGAGAAACACAAAGATTAGATATTGATGTTATTGAAAGGAAACTAGAGAGAGACACACAGACACACAGACACACAGACACACAGACGCAGAAACAGAGGATCAGATCAGTCGCTGTCGCTGTCGCTGCTGCTGCTGTGGCCGCCCTCGTGGTGCTcgcccttcttcttcttctccttcttcttcttcttctcaccCTTCTCATCATGATGATCCCCCCCATGGATCTTGTCCTTGATCTTCTCCATCAGCCCTTCCTTGTGCCCTTCCCCATGGTGCTCCGACTTCTCGCCGTGCTTCTTCTCGTGCTCGTGCTTGTCCTTCTCGTGCTCGTGCTTGTCCTTCTCGTGGTGCTCGCCCTTGTGCTCCCCCTTGTGGTCTCCTCCGATGTGGAGCTTCTCGCCTATTTTCTCCATGATCCCTGACATGATGCtctgctttctttctttgctaCATCCAATAACTTGAATGGGAAGGAGGAGCCTTATT
This portion of the Cucurbita pepo subsp. pepo cultivar mu-cu-16 chromosome LG08, ASM280686v2, whole genome shotgun sequence genome encodes:
- the LOC111799693 gene encoding protein SRC1-like; protein product: MSGIMEKIGEKLHIGGDHKGEHKGEHHEKDKHEHEKDKHEHEKKHGEKSEHHGEGHKEGLMEKIKDKIHGGDHHDEKGEKKKKKEKKKKGEHHEGGHSSSSDSDSD